One window of Mesoplasma syrphidae genomic DNA carries:
- a CDS encoding alanine--tRNA ligase-related protein has translation MENFKHYSKLLNIRKTRFVGHEVSEIDATILKIFNENNEEVNSLMGKGFIIFDQTPFYAMGGGQDSDKGFLIFNEIKFDLEEVRKDLIYGFYIHQINTNNCELKVGDQLHLKIDQKYRDCSSINHSAMHITWQTTLNEVGHYVEELGSKLNNEKYQIQFVVDETITEELILTVVDKINKQIIPQDIKVNIFQVTQQEAIEKNYLLEFTKLVGDEMVRMVEFPGIVIEPCSGTHAKRTKELGNIWFLIYDKNSKRILLELTANEQYAAKFFNEKLVDRFSEIKAFIKKGLSYGINYDFLKILTRCEHLIKIWNPLSIKEINLIYNDVTMLVNKFLKEREAEMTKNLASEVLPFEIINNKFKLFSLSGEMYSNKILLPKVTQEASVEKNLVIVITNKHQNGANAIIIRNKELNIDLKELSTNIIMPKTTFRGGGTSSMIQLTSQSPEDIETIKEILLSE, from the coding sequence ATGGAAAATTTTAAACATTATTCAAAATTATTGAATATAAGAAAAACAAGATTTGTTGGCCATGAAGTTTCAGAAATTGATGCGACTATCTTAAAAATATTTAACGAAAATAATGAGGAAGTAAATTCATTAATGGGTAAAGGATTTATTATTTTTGATCAGACTCCATTTTATGCAATGGGTGGCGGACAAGATAGTGATAAAGGATTTTTGATATTTAATGAGATTAAATTTGATTTGGAAGAGGTTCGTAAAGACTTGATTTATGGCTTTTATATTCATCAAATAAACACAAATAATTGTGAATTAAAAGTTGGTGATCAGTTGCATTTAAAAATTGACCAAAAATATCGAGACTGCTCATCAATTAATCACTCAGCTATGCATATAACATGACAAACTACTTTGAATGAAGTTGGCCATTATGTTGAAGAATTGGGTAGCAAGCTAAATAATGAAAAATACCAAATTCAATTTGTTGTGGATGAAACAATTACGGAGGAACTAATTTTAACAGTTGTTGACAAAATCAATAAGCAAATTATTCCTCAAGACATTAAAGTAAACATTTTCCAAGTTACCCAACAAGAAGCGATTGAAAAAAATTATTTGCTTGAGTTTACAAAACTTGTTGGCGACGAAATGGTAAGAATGGTAGAATTTCCTGGAATCGTAATAGAACCATGCAGCGGAACTCATGCAAAAAGGACTAAAGAACTTGGAAACATATGATTTTTAATTTACGATAAAAATTCGAAACGAATTTTGTTAGAGTTGACAGCAAATGAGCAATATGCAGCTAAATTTTTCAATGAAAAGCTAGTTGATCGTTTTAGCGAAATCAAAGCATTCATCAAAAAAGGATTAAGTTATGGTATAAATTACGATTTTTTAAAAATTTTAACTCGTTGTGAGCATCTAATTAAAATTTGAAATCCACTTTCAATTAAAGAAATTAATTTAATTTACAATGATGTGACTATGCTTGTAAATAAATTTTTAAAAGAGCGTGAAGCTGAGATGACTAAAAATTTGGCCTCTGAAGTTTTACCATTTGAAATTATTAATAACAAATTCAAGTTATTTTCTTTAAGCGGTGAAATGTATAGTAATAAAATTTTGCTACCTAAAGTAACACAAGAAGCAAGCGTGGAAAAAAATCTTGTTATTGTTATAACAAACAAGCATCAAAATGGAGCTAACGCAATAATTATTCGCAATAAAGAATTAAATATTGATCTTAAAGAATTGAGCACTAATATAATTATGCCAAAAACAACTTTTAGAGGTGGAGGCACTAGTTCAATGATTCAGCTGACTTCTCAAAGTCCAGAAGACATCGAAACTATCAAAGAAATATTATTATCTGAATAA